Below is a genomic region from Sphaeramia orbicularis chromosome 6, fSphaOr1.1, whole genome shotgun sequence.
ACTTCATTGTGATTTATGTTGAAAATACAAAGGAGACCTGTCTGACAGTGTAAGGtgaaaataaagtatatacacaTAACAGTTATTTGTACTGATATATGCAATATGAGCTCCAAAAACATGAACTATTAATACATGGCTGACTAtacactgtaaacattttcatttcaggTATTGTAAGATGTGCTTTGCAACAACCCAACACAAAGGTGCCCCAACTGCTCTCATGCAAATACTGACAATCGCTTAACAATATGTATTAACCACAGCTTCCAGAGAAACAGGAAACCTATTCACAGTTTCATTGACACAGttatatgtataaataaagattcaataataaaaaaaaagaataaataaaaataagagtaTACGGCAGTTTGGATTTGTACACATTTGTCTTTTCTGTCTTAATACTGCATGTCCTTCttggcacaaacaaacaaaaacacattatgcCAGTGCAAGTGGCTGTAAGTCTATTAGAATACATGAATttacacaaacaaatacaatCAATGCTGATAGTTGATATGTTTATATAACAGCATTCTTATGGTAAATGGTAGTAGGTAGGTAGTCAGTATAAAATAATGCTACAATATATCAAagaagatactttttttttttttttttttttactttttatctaTTTACTGTATAAGACAACTATGTGCAGTTGAGATCTTTTTGTAAGATCTGAATATTAAAACAGAGGTTTTATGAATGCTAACAGATCACCTCCTCTTTGAGTAGACAGTACAGTGTCAGCTACATCCCATTGCTGATTATcacccacagttttttttttttttttgcatgatatACAATATCAGACCTCATTCCTCATTGATCCTCTTCTGTGGTCAGCAGATCAGGATAGTATCTCCGCCATTCATGAGCCTCAGTTGGCATTAAGGTCCTCTGAATAAGACCAGTActgctgccactgctgctgctATGAGGACGCCATGGAGGCAGGAACCTTCCGAAACAGCAAAGTCACGCTAAAGCTGTGAACACTCAGCAGCCTAGAGGAGCGAACACTTGAACAATTTAATTCTTTTCAACTTCTTCTCTGTGATCTTCACAGGTTTGCCTGATCCTCCTGCATTGCTGTCAGTCTGGCAAGAAAAGATATGAATGTGGAAAGGTGTAATGAAGACAGAATTTTAACAAGTAGGACAGCAAACATAATGCACAGTTATCACAGACTGACTACTTACAGTTTTTGAGCTCAGGTTATGTAATATGTCTCTGCCCATGGTATAAAAAGcctagagcaaaaaaaaaacaacaacaacaacaatgtgaaaaacctaaaaaaaaagcaTCACTCATGTTGAATAGATGTTACAGTGCTATCACCTTTTGCTTACCTCTTCTACATTTAAACTAGACTTTGCACTTGTTTCTAAGAACTTAACTCCATAATCAATAGCCAGCTATAAGAGAAAGAAAACCAGCATTAGTGTATTGTAAGTATATGCATAAACATACAGCATTTTACTGTTTGCTACAGCTAATTAGTAAATACCTCCCATAGATACTCACTTTCTCCCCTCTGTCTTTGGACACCTGTCTCCTGTCAGTCATGTCACATTTGTTACCGAGGATCATCTTCTCAACATCAGACGAGGCGTGCTGTGCAAAGTCAAATGACTCATTATGTAAAAGCTCATACAAGAACACCAAGGACAAAAACTGTTTCTACTAAATGCACTGTTTTAACCATGACCTTTCATTGAAGTCTTACCTGTTCAATATTTCTTAtccagttttttatgttttcaaatGACTTTTCATTGCAGATGTCATACACCAACATAATGCcctgtgaagaaaaagtgacaaataGTACAGAAAACAGTTTCTCAGTTGTGGTCATATGTAAGATAGGCCCAAAGTCAGGAGGTGTAGAATAAAAATTACGACTTACCATCGCTCCTCTGTAATAAGCGGTAGTAATGGTTCGGAACCTCTCCTGCCCTGCAGTGTCCCTGAGAACATACAATCAACACCAACATTACACGTTACACACAAGCCATACCACTCTCAatttataaaaaaagaaatacaaagatCTACTTACCAAATCTGAAGCTTTACTCTCTTTCCATCAAGCTCTATTGTTCTGATTTTGAAGTCTATTCCTGCATTTAAAAAACAGACACAGACCAAGACATATTGATGCTTAATGTACTAATTAGTTACATGATCTGTGAAAACACTTCCAACAAGCATAAATGCACTTGTGCGGTAAGTATcttcaaaaaccacaattaaataTTAATGAAGAGTTACATTAATGCATTACTGGCTAATGCAAACAGCAGCTTTAAGATCAGAACTGCATTATGATGGGCTGCAGAGACTACATTTCCCAAAGGGCAAACATCATGAATATATTACTGATGTCCCTTTAAATGTAACCTTAGGGCCTGCTGGTGCCTAAAGGACAGATAATTATTTGTCTCTGAGTCCTATTGTCTTCCCCCTGGTGCAGTTCCGGTCCTTTTAAAACGTACTGGGTCAATACAGTAGGACACAATAGACCTCTCTGTGAGGAACATTTGCTGGGCAGTGCAGTAAAGCATTGGAATATGTTGCTGTGGGTGTGCATTCTGCCAGATTTATCCAAGGGGCGGCTGCAGGGTGCTCACCTATTGTGGATATGAAGGTGGTATTGAAAGAGTCCTCGCTGAATCTGAACAGCAGACACGTCTTTCCTACTCCGCTGTCTCCAATCAGTAGCAGCTTGAAGAGATAATCGTACGTTTTCGCCATTTGTGCACTACGAACCCCAGTGTGTCGATAGTAAAAGCCGAGCTTAACCGGGATCCCCTGTCTGGAAATCTTCAGCGGTCTGTAACGGAGTGGCACTAGCAGCAGACCGGTGCGGTGACGTCAGCTTCCGCTTTGCATTTTGGTCTATGTAGTAAACATGCAACCTCTTCCTCATTGTATCATAGGATCGAGGAAATGCATATCAAAAATTTAGACAGCATATAACCCACCAACCTATATTATTCAAAATATTTAGATATTGAAAATATATGTACATTTTGTAATCAAGAATCAGAATCACTTAATCTATTCTAATATTGCCCTTATTCATTTTGGACTTACAAATTACATGTTATAGCAACACCACTGACATTGCAGATAAGAATGTAATTACACATTTTGACCACACACATTCTAAAATatcattaataatatatatatatatatatatatatatatatatatatatatatatatatatatatatatatatatatatatatatatatatttccattTCAAATTCATAAACAGGGCTATACATGTTTTAATGAAGTTCataattttaaaattttcatttgtgaATCCAAAATGTCTTTGTATTTATTACCCCTAATAAACTCAAAAAGCAAAATAATCCATTACATCCATTGTCCAGAAATAATAAATCGTGATAAATTACTCAGGAAATGTTACATTTAGAGTAAAATCCATTTTCTAGATCTTTCAGGATTAATAAAATTAAGCCCATTGTATGAATATGATATTGCAAAAatactgtcagtaaaacatatgaAATGCTGGTTTGCTTGAGATTGGTTTGTGCAAAATTGAGGCAGGAGCCAGACTGcccaaaataaataataagaaaatgtCAAGATTCACACATCAATCACAATCAATCACGATCACACATCAGCAACAGATGTACATGTATTACATGGTGTTTTATTCTAAACTTAAgttgatgaaaacataaaaaaaatgaacaaaatggacagaATAGTTATTAAAAATTGGATCACgtgttaatattattttctgtttccTCATGTGACTCAGTTCCGTTTAAAAGCTTTCAATATTTTCAAGTTTGTGAGACTTATTGCCACATTTTAGTGAGTGGAAGTGGAATGTCAGCGCCCCTGGTTGCAGCTCAGACCCTGTTATTGCACAGTCTGTCTGCCAATAGCCCACGTATGCGCAGGAAAACCAACCCAGCTCGATAAGATGCCTGTAAGTAACAAACTTTCACTTTGTCGATTGTTTTCTTGACAAAATGTCCAGTGTTGTACTATGTGTTTGGTTGTGTATCGAGCCCGTGCTGTCTTACTGTGCAGTTGCTCAAACCTTAGAGTTGTGTTGTTGATACGTAGCTACAGCACGTTGTAGCTGCTAACATAGTACTGCGTAAAACGGGTGGCGACTAATTCCTGAAACACATCACTGGCATATGTGTTTGCTCCACAACCTGTTGCAGAAAGGTGTCGGACCAGGGCATAGCCAGTAACTTTTATTATTTCTGGGTTAGTTGACCATAGAAGTTTTAAACCTGATATCAGCCTTAGAGAAAACACATCTTGAGTGGTGCATGGTGTCATGAGCTTACGTGATCCATGTTGTCACTACGGCTAACACATATTTAGATACAATTTCCTTGGAATATGTTAAGTAGCATAATGCTACCTGGTGTTATCATAAGGGTTAAGCATTAACAGATGAAGTCAGAAATAAACCACCTAAAGCTCTTAACTCAAATGTGACTTCTATTTTCACTTTGTTTCTAGTTGGCCAGAGATCTCCTCCACCCCTCAATTGACCACGAGAGGAGACAACATAAAAAGAAAAGACTTGTTCAGAGCCCAAACTCCTACTTTATGGATGTCAAGTGTCCAGGTATATCAGTAGATGCAGTGAAGGCTTTGTTCAACACTGACTGcctctaaatgttttgtttttatgcttcTGTGCAGGCTGCTACAAGATCACCACTGTGTTCAGTCATGCGCAGACAGTGGTGCTGTGTGTTGGATGCTCAACTGTGCTGTGTCAGTCCAAAGGGGGAAAGGCCAGACTGACAGAGGGTAAAATATTAACAAAGCATTTATTTTCAGTGCCATATGTTAAGTATAAGACTTGTAATGAACTTTTTCTTTTCACAGGTTGCTCTTTCCGGAGGAAGCAACATTAATGGGAACACTCCTACTCAAGTCTGTAATTAAGCCATACTGTTAAATCAATATTTTCAGTGATTACAGTGCATCTGTGCATTCATGAATATCAACTTTTATGACTGATTTTAAAAATGACTTGAAAACTTAACATGAAAAATCCTGTAATAAGTCTTATCTAGTAAATAAAGAGAACCTTTAGAAAAAAGTTGAAGCATTCTGGGACTTTTAttgagaaatgaacaaaaatgatttttgCCATTATTGAAATTACCTTCACAGAAAGTATGAGTAGTCCTTTCAGCTTCTGAAAGCAAACACATACCATAGATGTCTTTGGAAACATTCACATATATAAAAGAATCAACTTGAAGAAAACATAACGAATGAACAGTAACGCAAAAAACTGTTTCTAGAACTGTGGAAGCATAATTAAAAGTGCAAGGAGAACTACACTACTTGCATTTTTTGTGCCTCAAAAGTGCAGAGATGTATTAGCAACTCTTGCTATGAGTTATTGTGAAGAGGAGGTTTATGGGTCAAATGTTGTCCACAACTAAACAAAAATTCAGAACAACAAAAACCCACACAGGATAACATTTGCATCACAGATTACAATCACTGCGTCTGACACTGAACTCCTCCTGAGGGACTGTCTTCATCCTCGTCGTAAACTTCCCCATATTTTTTCTGCTGGGACCGTTCATCTACCTCAACGAGGTCGACTTCCTCCATTTCGTCTGTAAGCATCACATCTTCCCTGGGAGGAAGCAGTCGTTCCAGCTGATACATGAGATGTTCTGGGAGCCAGTCTTTCTCTGGAAATTCAACCTGTGGGATAAATAACAGTTCATCAGAATTAGTATTTCCTTAAAAGGATGGTAGTTTGGCAGGTTTTATGGCAACATGAGCAACACTGGGGAAATGACATGATTAACTTACCTGGAATTGAATGATTAGTTGTCCCTTCTCATAAGGATCCTTGTAAATAGGCATGCCCTCATTCTGAACACATCTAACGTCATTGTGCTTGATAACTTCACCTGTtgattaaaacaacaaatatgttattcatatttaataGGTTGTAAAACAGTATACATAACATCATACAATCCATATCTGTATATCTGCTTAAGTCTGTTACCTGGCAATGAGGAGATGACCAGTGTTCTGTTGTCTAATGTCTGAATGGTCTTCTTAAAACCACACAGGGCTTCAACAAGTTTGATATCCATCTTCATCACCAAATTATCACCTTGTCTTTGGAAAACAGCATGTTCCTTCTGGTCAAGTACAATAACAACATCCCCTGGCTCCAGTCCAGGTTCCTGATCCCCTTCTCCACTGAATGTAATTTTCTGACCATCTCTCATACCTGCACAAAACAGTTACAGCAGTTTTACTTTAATTTGCAACATAAATTAACATGACATTAATCTCAGGTGGTAAAGAAATTACCTTTGTCTATGTGAACTTCAAGAATTTTCCTTTTGCGCTCTACTTTGTGCCCATTGCAGTTCTTGCAGCGGTCCTTGGAGTTGAACCTCTCTCCCTGTCCTTGACAGTCTGAGCACATGCTTTGGATCTGTTGAATCATGCCTGGTCCGATCTGTTGCACCTTAATCTGTACTCCTCTACCTTTACAAGTAGAGCATTTGTCCAGGGTACCTTTCTTACCACCATAacctgtaataaaaataaattgtcATTTTACAGAAGAAGTTGAAAAACCTTGCTGTATACAAAACTAAAGATAAAACAATCACTACACCTATACGTACCATCACATTTTTCACAAATGACATTCTTCTGGAGTCCAAGCTTTCTGGTAGAACCATTGTATATCTCTTCTAATGTAACTTCAAGCTGGTGGACGACATTCTTCCCTACAGGAAAAGCAAATGTATGTTTAAGTATCATCTATAAACAATGCAGAACCTATTTACTTTAGAACATATCTTACCTCTTCTTTCTCTCTGCATCCTTCCACCACCTCCAAagaacatgttgaaaatgtccatTGGGGaacttcctcctcctgttcctccctCTTTAATAGCTTGTTCTCCTCCTTGATCATACAAGTCTCTTCTTTTTGGATCAGACAGCACCTCATACGCTTGAGATATTAGCTTGAACTATGAAAAATGATACAAAACCACGGTCAGTTTCAataacttcaagaaaaaaaaatgcactatTCCTGAATTTCCTCCATTAATTGGCAATGACTGATAGTGGTACTGCATTCCCAGAAGGGTATTTAATTAGAGGGATCCACAAGGATTAACTACAAAACTTCCAACTATTCTTACTGTACAGCTTGTTGGTTATTGCATCTGCTCTGATTAGCAACAGTAATGGAAAACAGCTCTTCGATATGACATTTGACTGTTCTAGTATTATGAAAAACAGCTTTCCTGAATTTTGAGATGATACCTGTTGGTTTTTAGTGTCAGCCTAATATAGCGTATTCTGTTGTTGTTACGTCTTTTACCAATATTTGCGTCACATAAACTGGTAATGACTGATagtggtgcgttcactgacacAGGGTCTGTATAAAGATTTTGTGTTAACTGAAATACATTTTATTGTGGAAACTTTAAAAACTGAAATACATGTGACTAGCGAGTACTCGTAACATGTCATGCGGGTGAAAATTAAAACCTAAGGACTGGATAAATAAGTCTCACAGGGTTAGCGAAGGTTATTAAATTTAATCTTAAGTATTCAGCTAATAACCTCCTGACACTGTTAGCATGACCACTTCATTGTCTCTAAGTGCTAACAGTCAGAGCTGCTAGCTAAGTCATTCCAGAAAGTTCCTAGCGACAATCTCTCGTCTTGCAGTCAGAGTAAAATTAGAAAGCACATGTCAAACACTCCATAAACGGATACGTGGACCCCGTATAGGCCCCCGTGTGTACCTCACCTTATCTCCTTCGTTAGGGTTCTTGTCCGGGTGGTATTTTAATGCCAGTTTTCTGTACGCTTTCTTGATTTCGTCCGCTGATGCTTTGGGACTGACACCCAACAAATCGTAGTAGCCGGTTTCTCGGACCATGGTGACGAACTAACAAACACAAAACCATGTACATATAAACTCATTAGCATATAAAActgtaattttattattattgtgttcaaAATAAGACTGGTATAGACCCCGCGCGTGGATATGGGAACATCACAAGCTGCACGTGACGATTAATGAGAAACACGCCAGGACGTAAATCTACGTAAAAAAGCTAGGATGAAAACTGTCCGCgtggccaaaaaataaaaaaataaaaataataatattccgTGAAAAGCCTGCGTGTGGAACTTACTGATAAGGAGGTCCTGTCCTAGCTTTGGCTCGAGCAACAGTGAAGCCGGTGGGGGAAGATGGCTGGTTCTTATATGTGCTCCACGGTGAAGAACTTTCTGGAGAGGTCTGAGACAGGCCGGAAGTTTCGTTGGTTGGAACCGCGTGCGGAGTCTAGAAAAGTCCTGGGTGGGAAAAAAGAGACAGGAATGTAGGAGGCGTAGTGGGGGTGCGAGGGGGTGGGGAGTCCAAATTTGGGACCCCTGTTGTTATTAATATAGAGATTTAACCCCCCGTCCCCTTCCAGCAGCATGACTACTCCCCTTATAGACTGTAATATAACCTGAGCCATAGAGTTACTGTGCTAATATATAGGCATAACTCTGTTGACAGTGTTCTATGCTGAAGACTGTTGCGAAATATGCACTTACATAAGAGCCACAAACAACATTTAACTcgggggtgtcaaatatgcggcccgcggaccaaaactggaccgccaaaagttccaatcagACCCgaggaatgaatttgtgaagagcaaaaaatgacactgaagacattaatattcaagggtgtcaaagtcatttttgcccaatttgatttcaagtgggtcagatcagtaaaataatagcatgataatctataatggctaaaatttgcttagaggtcttctttatgtctttgtgcagaagaaatcaatataagtgaatccccaaaggaactttgtgttggtaaatgcaagttatgcaaatttacaggatttcagttctgttgcaacatgttgatggtcatatgaactatgttttcaggtcaaaaatgtccaatttcatcacaattaatgctatattttcatgtcacaaatggccaagttatattttaactgaatttacctgaaaaacaaatattctgttcttttagattccccaatttttcttacaagattatatactgcatatcacatgttttatttttacaggttgcaatatggagtatggtgctgatccatcctgcttatgttacacaagtacatacattaagaatgtcacacgtcactttttaaatcaacagttttctaataattagcatttttataaagaaatgacAGTTCTACattgttatttattctttagtatgatgataacctatacaataaataattatgatactagtttttgcacaagaatcatttgtggaaacggtgacatggctgccgagcatctgtatgatgggatccgtaacaaccatgtcacatccgtccactgccacattttatgtttttgttaagctgttattgttttagatccacaatactaacatttatgaataagaggataattaacaatagtaagtatatatgtttattattaataaagtactggtactgaccagatcatcatgggtaatgtcacatccgtccactgtcacatccgtccaccagcaaaagttttcatatacacgtgctattcaaaatccaatatttctgaaaatatagcttccattgtcaaataatatcagtagtctgtccacaaatgtattagcattatttcaacacagttctatgcatttcttacaactttttttttcacaaaaatagccactcatttgaccccctaagtaaattttagctgataaataatgacaactcaaaactCTAAAATGATAGCAATATtaagcctgttactaaatgttttatacctttgtagagccactgcgatctgtaatgcacatgtataaatgataagttgatgtgttttattgttaaaattgcaattagttttctgatgacatttcaggttattcatggttgTTAAAGTTCAATTCACATCTTCAacttggactgtatgtggcccctgaactaaaatgaattttacATCTCTGATTTAACCCCTcagtccatttttctttttttgatttgGTGACCATTGTGGCTGTGTTACAGGTTTTGGCATGACTTTCTgcataaatgtacttttttttttttttttttttaatctcacataaAAACACTAATGAAACCAATGTTGTTGTTACATTTTGACACATCCAAAACTCAAATCATCCCCCACTgttcattatattaaaaaattactttaaaaaaaaaatctctttcttttttaaatttatgccCATGAAGTTTTTACCTACATCAAAATCACCACCCAACTTACCTTATTTAAAGTGTACTTAGAACAGAAACCTTtgagtgtatatttgtgtatacaTGCACATGTGTATACAGCAGCAGTGGGAAATATTCTTACTTCAGTGTCTTCACAGTCTTCAGAGTCTCATTTTCTTTCCTTGGTTGTTGTCTCAATGTCTGCAGGAACCATCTCAGCCTTGAGAGTAAGGACAACAGGtaagaaaataaatcaaatgcattttttttccaaatgcatCAGTACACATGTTCAAAGGTGATTAAtaatgtaaatagaaaaaaagaggaatgagtctgaaaaaaaattattccaactttatggactaCAGTGTATCAATATAGacagacaaaagtaaaattattttgttcCATAGTAGCTGCTATGAAACTCCAGAAACAGCTATTATCATTAACAAGTACTGGAGTCTGTTTAACAACCTTAAAGGTTTTATTTGGATTAACGTCATTATTGCCATGTTATAAATAATGCATGCAGTCACCTTGGTTAAAGTTAATGATGTGttgttaatttatgtttttaCCAATCACTGTGTGATTTAACAAGAATTTATAGTCAGACAGTTTTACATATGAAAAGACAAAGCTAATTAAAATTCTGGACATGATTTTGAGTGATACAGCACACTCATGGGCTTTCTGATTTGTTTCTCAACCATTAGACTTCTTGAGCCATGATTGTGGATGTCTCTTTGTATCCATATCCTTGGTTTATCTAAGATACAGAAATGTAAGTTTTCTTGCACACAAGGTAAATTTTGAAAAGTTTCTCCTGTGAGCAAATTCAAACTTTCTGTCTGGCCTAACAAGCTGCCAAAGTACCAGGACATTTTCAGAATGGAAGTGTTTGAAGGGACTGATCAGCTTGAGAACAGGTAAGGACTTTAAAATACACAGTTGAGACACTATTATGGCGTGAGAATACCCTAAACCTTAATCAGACATAGGTCATCTGTTGACTTTAAGTTCAGCTGTGGATTTTAGTTTTCAGTTCAGGTTTAATGGTCAGGCTTCATTTGTTCTTCTGTATCACCCTTTGCATGTAAATTCACTTCAGACCAAAACCAAAATATGATGTTTGGAGCATGATTTTTTCAGTAACCTCTAAAGTTATAGATTTGCCTCCtttaagaaactgaaatttctgaatatATTGAAAGTATCATTCACCTATAGTGCAGATGTTAAGATATCAGAGCAGTATATTTTTCAGTTAATGTTCTGGCCCATATTTATGAGTTAACAGGAAATGGGCTGTGATATTATAATGTGATTCAAGGTTTAAATGCAAAATATCTGATGGATCGCTCTCAGTGATAACATTCATTCAAACAAAAGGGTTTAGCTGTGTCAAACTCCTGACATTGTATTGGGTAAACAATGCTGCTAAAATTTTGACCCATGTGATGAAATGGAAACAGAAGCCCAGACCATTGGCAGAATGAGAGGTGGAGTGTATGTGTGCAGTGTGGAGCTTGTGTTTCCTCTGTGTGTTCCAGTGTGGTGTCATCGGTTCAGCAGTCTATGGCGTATGAGCAGACAGATATTAAAGAACATGCTCCTGTAGGTGAGTTATTAACCTGACAAATCCCTTCACTTTTATCTATTTGTGGAACAAAATAAGCtgggttttttttagatttggtttGATTCTCATCTTAGGAAAGGAACACATAGAGGAGCTACCGGCCAGCACATCTCATGCTCCAACTGATTCTCTTTGGACCGCTGATGCTGGAAGCTCAG
It encodes:
- the LOC115421278 gene encoding ras-related protein Rab-8B, coding for MAKTYDYLFKLLLIGDSGVGKTCLLFRFSEDSFNTTFISTIGIDFKIRTIELDGKRVKLQIWDTAGQERFRTITTAYYRGAMGIMLVYDICNEKSFENIKNWIRNIEQHASSDVEKMILGNKCDMTDRRQVSKDRGEKLAIDYGVKFLETSAKSSLNVEEAFYTMGRDILHNLSSKTTDSNAGGSGKPVKITEKKLKRIKLFKCSLL
- the dnaja gene encoding dnaJ homolog subfamily A member 4 — protein: MVRETGYYDLLGVSPKASADEIKKAYRKLALKYHPDKNPNEGDKFKLISQAYEVLSDPKRRDLYDQGGEQAIKEGGTGGGSSPMDIFNMFFGGGGRMQRERRGKNVVHQLEVTLEEIYNGSTRKLGLQKNVICEKCDGYGGKKGTLDKCSTCKGRGVQIKVQQIGPGMIQQIQSMCSDCQGQGERFNSKDRCKNCNGHKVERKRKILEVHIDKGMRDGQKITFSGEGDQEPGLEPGDVVIVLDQKEHAVFQRQGDNLVMKMDIKLVEALCGFKKTIQTLDNRTLVISSLPGEVIKHNDVRCVQNEGMPIYKDPYEKGQLIIQFQVEFPEKDWLPEHLMYQLERLLPPREDVMLTDEMEEVDLVEVDERSQQKKYGEVYDEDEDSPSGGVQCQTQ
- the rps27l gene encoding 40S ribosomal protein S27-like; its protein translation is MPLARDLLHPSIDHERRQHKKKRLVQSPNSYFMDVKCPGCYKITTVFSHAQTVVLCVGCSTVLCQSKGGKARLTEGCSFRRKQH